In Carassius auratus strain Wakin chromosome 46, ASM336829v1, whole genome shotgun sequence, the following proteins share a genomic window:
- the LOC113064001 gene encoding uncharacterized protein LOC113064001: MRPRSRLQAKRGLPTIREGYEELVQDLNQTNSQHTTTQDYLLSICHLARPTFPLHEPDCDILSIGPLDSPKPCLRLLRLRQHLQSPQPPQSHTSTSSDKTVEQPHKEKETTRFSPSEPLQAQAAPEDNGCRGDIPGPADPLEYLYSHRGALALPSRRGSIPPRRPRSDTFPCCSSAPDVQRKSSCPELCLPEMVPAAMVLQRSPLSRKKLDEGNLAARSGTPNKLDGTPAGWRGKSSRCMDKQTIVSHWISECRSAWKEARIRACMLPAIAEK, encoded by the coding sequence ATGCGTCCCAGGTCCAGATTACAGGCTAAACGCGGCCTTCCCACCATCAGGGAGGGCTATGAGGAACTGGTGCAGGACCTGAACCAGACCAACAGCCAGCACACCACCACACAGGACTACTTACTTTCTATCTGCCATCTGGCCCGGCCCACCTTTCCTCTGCATGAGCCGGATTGTGACATCCTCTCCATCGGCCCTTTGGATTCTCCAAAGCCCTGCCTACGACTCCTACGCCTGCGTCAGCATCTGCAGTCTCCGCAGCCCCCGCAGTCCCACACCTCCACAAGCAGTGACAAAACAGTTGAACAACCCCATAAAGAGAAAGAGACCACCAGGTTTTCTCCGTCAGAACCGCTGCAGGCCCAGGCTGCCCCCGAGGACAACGGATGCAGAGGTGACATCCCAGGCCCCGCTGATCCTCTGGAGTACCTCTACAGCCACAGAGGTGCGCTAGCGCTCCCCAGCAGAAGGGGCAGCATTCCCCCACGCAGGCCACGCAGTGACACCTTCCCATGCTGTTCCTCTGCGCCTGATGTCCAGAGGAAAAGCAGCTGTCCAGAGCTTTGTCTGCCTGAAATGGTCCCTGCGGCGATGGTCCTGCAGCGGTCTCCACTCAGCAGGAAGAAGCTGGATGAAGGCAACCTGGCTGCACGGAGTGGGACTCCCAACAAGCTTGATGGCACCCCTGCTGGTTGGAGGGGAAAGAGCAGTCGTTGCATGGACAAACAGACTATAGTGTCCCACTGGATCTCAGAGTGCCGCAGCGCATGGAAGGAAGCCCGCATTCGCGCATGCATGCTGCCCGCCATTGCTGAGAAGTAA
- the kiaa1191 gene encoding putative monooxygenase p33MONOX isoform X2: MVSRPGDLPALEAGPGSSEGLLGGMSIPVGMTRRALSYDDNLERPMSPPPTDINISNLWRRPVIPERKFARLAEEDESEGGVKQTATFEFTKPPVPVVKAKASSVMNSLIIKQTQESMHKFEKQAGLTDAVYTPHKGLNAEETRYHCLAESMHKLQMQSTEAIEEKQPSSGHSTPAGTPQSSPKQRRRGWFSSQGSTASLTGSEMSTSSSSSIDLASGDGPVERWGAFGPRPQVSKSTTDPGGFALQSYKGAQKPTPMEVMKAQATRLAEDPTNFQAPPKMEIPTMEGKRQMTRPHKLKRRDMNVLTPSGF, encoded by the exons ATGGTGTCCAGACCTGGAGACCTTCCAG CCCTGGAAGCAGGTCCAGGTTCATCAGAGGGACTCCTCGGAGGGATGTCCATCCCTGTCGGGATGACCCGTCGAGCTCTCAGCTATGATGATAATCTTGAGCGCCCTATGTCTCCACCTCCAACTGACATTAATATTAGCAACCTGTGGAGGCGACCTGTTATACCTGAGAGGAAGTTTGCCCGACTTGCTGAG GAGGATGAGTCAGAAGGAGGGGTAAAACAAACTGCTACCTTTGAATTCACTAAACCTCCAGTCCCTGTGGTGAAAGCCAAAGCCTCGTCTGTCATGAACTCGCTCATCATCA AGCAGACTCAGGAGAGCATGCACAAGTTTGAGAAACAAGCAGGACTGACTGATGCAGTCTACACTCCACACAAAGGCCTGAATGCAGAGGAGACCCGCTACCACTGTCTGGCAGAGTCAATGCAT AAGCTTCAAATGCAAAGCACAGAAGCCATAGAGGAGAAACAGCCATCATCTGGTCATTCAACGCCTGCTGGGACCCCTCAGTCATCACCAAAGCAAAGACGCAG ggGATGGTTCAGCAGTCAAGGCTCCACTGCTTCTCTCACAGGCTCTGAGATGAGCACAAGTTCCAGCTCCAGTATAGATCTGGCTTCGGGTGATGGACCTGTAGAGCGCTGGGGTGCTTTTGGACCACGTCCTCAAGTCAGCAAGTCTACAACTGATCCAG GGGGATTTGCCCTGCAATCCTATAAAGGAGCTCAGAAACCCACCCCTATGGAAGTGATGAAAGCCCAGGCCACCCGCTTGGCCGAAGATCCCACCAACTTCCAAGCTCCCCCAAAGATGGAGATCCCCACCATGGAGGGGAAGAGACAGATGACCCGACCTCACAAACTCAAACGCCGGGACATGAACGTCCTGACACCCTCTGGATTCTAA
- the kiaa1191 gene encoding putative monooxygenase p33MONOX isoform X1: MVSRPGDLPALEAGPGSSEGLLGGMSIPVGMTRRALSYDDNLERPMSPPPTDINISNLWRRPVIPERKFARLAEEDESEGGVKQTATFEFTKPPVPVVKAKASSVMNSLIIKQTQESMHKFEKQAGLTDAVYTPHKGLNAEETRYHCLAESMHKLQMQSTEAIEEKQPSSGHSTPAGTPQSSPKQRRRGWFSSQGSTASLTGSEMSTSSSSSIDLASGDGPVERWGAFGPRPQVSKSTTDPGTDPAITGGFALQSYKGAQKPTPMEVMKAQATRLAEDPTNFQAPPKMEIPTMEGKRQMTRPHKLKRRDMNVLTPSGF; the protein is encoded by the exons ATGGTGTCCAGACCTGGAGACCTTCCAG CCCTGGAAGCAGGTCCAGGTTCATCAGAGGGACTCCTCGGAGGGATGTCCATCCCTGTCGGGATGACCCGTCGAGCTCTCAGCTATGATGATAATCTTGAGCGCCCTATGTCTCCACCTCCAACTGACATTAATATTAGCAACCTGTGGAGGCGACCTGTTATACCTGAGAGGAAGTTTGCCCGACTTGCTGAG GAGGATGAGTCAGAAGGAGGGGTAAAACAAACTGCTACCTTTGAATTCACTAAACCTCCAGTCCCTGTGGTGAAAGCCAAAGCCTCGTCTGTCATGAACTCGCTCATCATCA AGCAGACTCAGGAGAGCATGCACAAGTTTGAGAAACAAGCAGGACTGACTGATGCAGTCTACACTCCACACAAAGGCCTGAATGCAGAGGAGACCCGCTACCACTGTCTGGCAGAGTCAATGCAT AAGCTTCAAATGCAAAGCACAGAAGCCATAGAGGAGAAACAGCCATCATCTGGTCATTCAACGCCTGCTGGGACCCCTCAGTCATCACCAAAGCAAAGACGCAG ggGATGGTTCAGCAGTCAAGGCTCCACTGCTTCTCTCACAGGCTCTGAGATGAGCACAAGTTCCAGCTCCAGTATAGATCTGGCTTCGGGTGATGGACCTGTAGAGCGCTGGGGTGCTTTTGGACCACGTCCTCAAGTCAGCAAGTCTACAACTGATCCAGGTACAGATCCAGCAATAACAG GGGGATTTGCCCTGCAATCCTATAAAGGAGCTCAGAAACCCACCCCTATGGAAGTGATGAAAGCCCAGGCCACCCGCTTGGCCGAAGATCCCACCAACTTCCAAGCTCCCCCAAAGATGGAGATCCCCACCATGGAGGGGAAGAGACAGATGACCCGACCTCACAAACTCAAACGCCGGGACATGAACGTCCTGACACCCTCTGGATTCTAA